One Phocaeicola dorei genomic region harbors:
- a CDS encoding AAA family ATPase — MEDVFQKLILMIRAYYPVLYLHSYEYYRTKQKIKGIVELLRREGKKVNYYQWDCVYGLVQILPDKTEKRIERMQNPLEVLAYILNSKKSGEKNIFVLDDINNHIERDEVKLMFRKIAEATNNNTHAIILSSIYRLPAELEKYITVLQIPLPKRNELGEVLDIVAKQSKVELKTNLRNRLIDAALGMTSMEADLAYCLASVKDGFDDKSPFTVSSEKEQIIRKSGILDYFPKNESLKDVGGMENLKEWLKKRQLAYDKEARDWGLKEPKGLLLLGVPGCGKSLIAKSIASSWNMPLLRLDVGKVFQGIVGSSEDNIRKAIATAEAVAPCVLWIDEIEKGLSGVQSSGATDGGVTSRIFSTILTWMQEKTAPVFVVATANNINQLPPELLRKGRFDEIFFVDLPSQKEKENIFSIHLQKNRQNVSSFALDILAQKAEGFNGAEIEECVKEAMFTAYVESQESNIAPKLQMIHILDAIKNTVPLSKTMEKQITDLRKFAVSRAKNASKEIVLENRMEMPILLTRPELELERSFDSGFSEKDSKSNNI, encoded by the coding sequence ATGGAAGATGTTTTTCAGAAACTTATCCTAATGATTAGGGCATACTACCCTGTATTATATCTTCATAGTTACGAATACTACAGAACGAAACAAAAGATTAAAGGTATTGTAGAGCTGTTGCGTAGAGAAGGTAAGAAAGTAAATTACTATCAATGGGATTGTGTATATGGACTTGTTCAGATATTACCTGATAAAACAGAGAAAAGAATTGAGCGTATGCAAAACCCTCTTGAAGTGTTAGCTTATATTCTTAACTCAAAAAAGTCTGGGGAGAAAAATATATTTGTTCTTGATGATATAAATAATCATATTGAAAGGGATGAAGTTAAATTGATGTTCCGTAAAATTGCAGAAGCAACAAATAACAATACCCATGCAATTATTCTATCGTCAATTTACAGACTTCCTGCTGAATTGGAAAAGTATATTACTGTATTACAAATACCACTTCCTAAACGTAATGAATTGGGAGAAGTTTTGGATATAGTGGCGAAGCAGTCAAAAGTTGAACTCAAAACAAACCTAAGAAATAGACTGATAGATGCTGCGTTAGGAATGACATCAATGGAGGCAGATTTAGCTTACTGCCTTGCCTCTGTTAAGGATGGCTTTGACGATAAGTCTCCTTTTACTGTATCTTCTGAAAAGGAGCAGATTATTAGGAAATCGGGCATTTTGGATTACTTTCCCAAAAATGAAAGTCTAAAAGATGTCGGAGGTATGGAAAATTTAAAGGAGTGGCTTAAAAAAAGGCAGTTAGCATATGACAAGGAAGCTCGTGATTGGGGATTAAAAGAGCCTAAGGGCTTGCTTTTGTTGGGTGTCCCAGGATGCGGAAAGAGCTTAATAGCTAAAAGTATTGCTTCTAGTTGGAATATGCCTTTACTTCGGTTAGATGTAGGAAAAGTCTTTCAGGGTATTGTAGGGTCGAGTGAAGATAATATTCGAAAAGCAATTGCAACTGCCGAAGCTGTTGCTCCATGTGTATTATGGATTGACGAAATAGAAAAAGGTCTTAGCGGTGTACAATCAAGTGGAGCTACAGATGGTGGTGTGACTTCTAGAATATTTTCTACAATATTAACATGGATGCAGGAAAAGACAGCACCTGTATTCGTTGTGGCAACTGCTAATAATATTAATCAACTACCTCCAGAACTACTTAGAAAAGGCAGATTTGACGAAATCTTTTTTGTGGATCTTCCAAGTCAGAAAGAAAAAGAGAATATTTTTTCCATACATTTGCAAAAAAATCGTCAAAATGTATCTTCATTTGCTTTAGATATTTTAGCCCAAAAAGCTGAAGGATTTAATGGAGCAGAAATTGAAGAATGTGTAAAGGAAGCTATGTTTACTGCATATGTAGAATCACAAGAATCTAATATTGCTCCCAAATTACAGATGATACATATTTTGGATGCTATCAAAAATACCGTACCTCTTTCTAAGACTATGGAGAAACAGATAACTGATCTTAGAAAATTTGCTGTTTCAAGAGCTAAAAATGCTTCTAAAGAGATTGTCTTAGAAAATAGAATGGAAATGCCAATTCTGCTAACTCGTCCAGAATTGGAACTGGAACGCTCATTCGATTCGGGGTTTTCTGAGAAAGATAGTAAAAGTAACAATATATAA